Proteins encoded within one genomic window of Candidatus Krumholzibacteriia bacterium:
- the aroC gene encoding chorismate synthase: MPIRFLTAGDSHGEALLAIVEGLPAGVRLDARVIQNELARRRKAYGRSSRQKIERDAVTLLGGVWKGKTTGAPIGIHLPNLARTVKGRTGGALGTVPRPGHADFAGMMKYGFDEIPPVSERASARSTVARVAVGAIAGAVLRELGIETAGHVLSIGSVEAPRSTRTAAEIRRRAGRSPVYCADAATGRRMVAEIQRAKAEGNSLGGSVEVIATGLFPGIGSYAEWDRKLDGRLAGALMSIHSVKAVEIGDGLDTHRARGVDAQDAMRVHRGRVERAGNHAGGIEGGMSNGENIVARLYAKPIPTAARRAQTFDMATLDACESPYVRSDICVIPVLAVIAEAVAAWEILGAVLDKLGGDTIADTLAARDRVLATHAKRLKR; the protein is encoded by the coding sequence CTGGCGCGGCGGCGCAAGGCATACGGGCGCAGCAGCCGCCAGAAGATCGAGCGCGACGCGGTGACGTTGCTGGGCGGCGTGTGGAAGGGAAAGACCACCGGTGCTCCCATCGGCATCCATCTTCCCAACCTCGCGCGCACGGTCAAGGGCAGGACGGGCGGCGCGCTGGGAACCGTGCCGCGCCCCGGGCACGCCGACTTCGCGGGCATGATGAAGTACGGCTTCGACGAGATCCCCCCCGTGTCGGAGCGCGCCAGCGCGCGCAGCACGGTGGCGCGTGTGGCGGTGGGCGCCATTGCGGGCGCGGTGCTGCGCGAGCTCGGCATCGAGACGGCCGGCCACGTGCTCTCCATCGGCAGCGTCGAGGCGCCGCGAAGTACACGAACCGCCGCGGAGATTCGCCGCCGCGCGGGGCGTTCGCCGGTCTACTGCGCGGACGCCGCCACCGGGCGGCGCATGGTGGCGGAGATCCAGCGCGCCAAGGCGGAGGGCAATTCGCTGGGCGGGAGCGTGGAAGTCATCGCCACCGGTCTGTTCCCCGGCATTGGCAGCTACGCGGAGTGGGACCGCAAGCTCGACGGCCGCCTCGCTGGCGCGCTCATGAGCATCCACAGCGTGAAGGCGGTGGAGATCGGCGACGGTCTCGACACGCACCGCGCACGCGGCGTGGACGCGCAGGATGCCATGCGCGTGCACCGGGGCCGCGTGGAGCGTGCCGGCAATCACGCGGGCGGCATCGAGGGCGGCATGAGCAACGGCGAGAACATCGTGGCGCGGCTCTACGCCAAGCCCATCCCCACCGCGGCGCGCCGTGCGCAGACATTCGATATGGCCACGCTCGACGCGTGCGAGAGTCCGTACGTCCGCTCCGACATCTGCGTCATACCGGTGCTCGCCGTCATCGCCGAAGCGGTGGCGGCCTGGGAGATCCTGGGTGCCGTACTCGACAAGCTCGGCGGCGACACCATTGCCGACACGCTCGCGGCGCGCGACCGCGTGCTGGCCACCCACGCGAAGAGGCTCAAGCGATGA
- the aroB gene encoding 3-dehydroquinate synthase — MTKPSQPSGRPVVVLCGFMGTGKTAVGRILAASLGVPFLDTDDMVESETGMSVAEIFSRDGEARFRELESEACASINTRGGAVVATGGGILLREENARRLASLGQMVLLRASVDAIVARTEGSTRPLLPTDTRGATLRERVAQLIEERGPVYGRVAWQIDTTERSPAEVAFEIGERLHHPHRLLHLRADVRPVPGHALRPGEGRLCRIVVGRGVIDTIGGWIGELGVTGTAYVLASRRVAGFHGQRTRAALDKAAVRNRFIEVDDSEEAKTLDQTERLLYELVDAGATRDGVVVALGGGVTGDVAGFAAATFMRGMPLVQVPTTLLAQVDSSIGGKVGVNHPRAKNLIGAVHQPLLVMADIDTIGTLPPRQVASGMAEVIKTAIIGSPALFDTLTRTLTTQEAMQQPELLETCVAECAAVKVAIVENDPYEHGPRRVLNLGHTLGHAVEAVAGFGSVLHGEAVALGILAAIRVSMRRGAATRDFLAGTRAMFKACGLPLAMPDMDRDALIAAMGLDKKRRAGSLTFVLPVAPGDVRFVSDVTPDEILAATTD; from the coding sequence ATGACGAAGCCATCCCAACCATCCGGTCGGCCCGTGGTGGTGCTGTGCGGCTTCATGGGCACCGGCAAGACGGCGGTGGGACGAATTCTCGCCGCGTCACTGGGGGTTCCCTTTCTGGACACCGACGACATGGTGGAATCAGAAACGGGGATGAGCGTCGCCGAGATCTTCTCGCGCGACGGCGAGGCGCGTTTCCGCGAACTGGAGTCTGAAGCGTGCGCGTCCATCAACACGCGCGGTGGCGCGGTGGTGGCCACCGGCGGCGGTATCCTGTTGCGCGAGGAGAACGCGCGGCGGCTTGCCAGCCTGGGGCAGATGGTTCTGCTGCGCGCGTCGGTGGACGCCATCGTCGCGCGAACCGAGGGCAGCACGCGCCCCCTGCTGCCCACCGACACCCGCGGCGCGACACTGCGCGAGCGCGTCGCGCAGCTCATCGAGGAACGCGGGCCCGTCTACGGGCGCGTGGCCTGGCAGATCGACACCACCGAACGCTCACCGGCCGAGGTGGCCTTTGAGATCGGCGAACGCCTCCACCATCCCCATCGCCTTCTCCACCTGCGCGCCGACGTGCGCCCCGTTCCCGGTCACGCACTGAGGCCCGGCGAGGGGCGCCTGTGCCGCATCGTGGTGGGCCGTGGCGTTATCGATACGATCGGCGGCTGGATCGGCGAGCTGGGCGTCACCGGCACCGCCTACGTGCTCGCATCGCGGCGCGTGGCCGGTTTTCACGGCCAGCGAACCCGCGCGGCACTGGACAAGGCGGCCGTGCGCAACCGCTTCATCGAGGTGGACGACAGCGAGGAGGCCAAGACCCTCGACCAGACCGAGCGGCTGCTCTACGAGCTGGTCGACGCGGGCGCCACACGCGACGGCGTGGTGGTGGCGCTGGGCGGCGGCGTCACCGGGGACGTGGCGGGTTTCGCCGCGGCCACCTTCATGCGCGGCATGCCGCTGGTGCAGGTGCCCACCACGCTGCTCGCGCAGGTGGACTCCAGCATCGGCGGCAAGGTGGGTGTCAACCACCCCCGCGCCAAGAACCTGATCGGTGCGGTGCACCAGCCGTTGCTGGTAATGGCGGACATCGACACCATCGGCACGCTTCCCCCGCGCCAGGTGGCGAGCGGCATGGCGGAGGTGATCAAGACCGCCATCATCGGCTCGCCTGCATTGTTCGACACGCTCACCCGCACGCTCACCACACAGGAAGCCATGCAGCAGCCCGAGCTGCTGGAGACGTGCGTGGCGGAATGCGCGGCGGTGAAGGTGGCCATCGTGGAGAACGACCCGTATGAGCACGGACCGCGTCGCGTGCTCAACCTGGGCCACACGCTCGGCCACGCCGTCGAGGCGGTGGCCGGTTTTGGAAGCGTGCTGCACGGTGAGGCGGTGGCACTGGGAATCCTGGCGGCCATTCGCGTGTCCATGCGCCGCGGCGCTGCCACCCGCGACTTCCTGGCCGGCACACGCGCCATGTTCAAGGCCTGCGGTCTTCCCCTCGCGATGCCGGACATGGACCGCGACGCGCTCATCGCCGCCATGGGACTGGACAAGAAGCGGCGCGCCGGCAGCCTCACGTTTGTGCTGCCGGTGGCACCGGGCGACGTGCGCTTTGTGAGCGATGTGACCCCCGACGAGATACTCGCCGCAACCACGGACTGA
- the aroQ gene encoding type II 3-dehydroquinate dehydratase: MKILVIHGPNLNLLGSREPAIYGTDTLAQIDSMLVRHGREKGAEVDSFQSNHEGDIIDRIQAAVGTYAAIVINPGAYAHTSLAIADAIRSINTPVIEVHLTNIHARGALREQSVTAAVSRGIVSGFGADSYVLGLDAAIRLGASGRRKASSPRTRKTTRTRRKRS, from the coding sequence ATGAAGATCCTCGTCATTCACGGACCCAACCTGAACCTGCTCGGCTCACGCGAGCCCGCCATCTACGGCACCGACACGCTGGCGCAGATTGATTCCATGCTCGTGCGCCACGGACGCGAAAAAGGCGCCGAGGTGGATTCGTTCCAGTCCAATCACGAGGGCGACATCATCGACCGCATCCAGGCCGCCGTGGGCACCTACGCCGCCATCGTCATCAACCCCGGCGCCTACGCGCACACCAGCCTGGCCATCGCCGATGCCATTCGCTCCATCAACACGCCGGTGATCGAAGTTCACCTCACCAACATCCACGCGCGCGGTGCCCTGCGCGAACAGTCGGTTACCGCGGCGGTGAGCCGCGGCATCGTCAGTGGTTTCGGCGCGGACAGCTACGTGCTGGGCCTCGACGCGGCCATCCGCCTGGGCGCATCGGGTCGCCGCAAGGCGTCCTCACCGCGGACCCGCAAGACCACCCGGACCCGTCGCAAGCGGTCCTGA
- a CDS encoding Rrf2 family transcriptional regulator — MLSRSCVHAIRAVVVLASLPPGAYCGTSAVADTTGAPRNYLGKLLLQLSRRGLVESQKGLGGGFRLAKSPDKISLHDVVESIEDVARWNDCAFGGRDCNGDSPCPLHERWGAVRTAYLSLLRNTSVAELVVSDALAQLPSMEDALPHLTDEVSTQPTSSRRPQ, encoded by the coding sequence ATGTTAAGCCGTTCATGTGTGCATGCCATCCGAGCCGTCGTCGTTCTCGCCAGCCTGCCCCCGGGTGCCTACTGCGGCACGTCCGCCGTCGCGGACACCACGGGTGCACCGCGCAACTACCTCGGCAAGCTTCTGCTTCAACTCTCACGGCGCGGTCTCGTCGAGTCCCAGAAAGGACTCGGCGGTGGTTTTCGCCTGGCCAAGAGTCCCGATAAAATTTCTCTCCACGACGTGGTAGAGTCCATCGAGGACGTCGCCCGCTGGAACGATTGCGCGTTCGGCGGGAGGGACTGCAACGGCGATTCTCCCTGCCCACTCCACGAGCGGTGGGGCGCGGTGAGAACCGCGTATCTGTCCCTGTTGAGGAACACGTCGGTCGCCGAACTGGTGGTTTCCGACGCACTGGCGCAGTTGCCATCCATGGAGGACGCGCTGCCGCACCTGACCGACGAGGTTTCGACTCAACCCACAAGTTCGAGGAGGCCGCAGTGA
- a CDS encoding c-type cytochrome: MSRYLLVTIATLVLGVAACEKARNNSSWSTEGPVAVSGELVAGASPSRGVGPVTSVDVASLDVSRATEGAELFKTRCSACHKIEERYIGPALSGITKRRQPEWILNMILKPELMLKQDPVAMELLATYLTPMANQNMTLREAESILVYFREHDKDLPDDASGEPAAEAPTEETRKGPPGTY, translated from the coding sequence GTGAGCAGGTATCTGCTGGTGACTATCGCGACGCTCGTACTGGGCGTCGCCGCATGCGAAAAAGCCAGAAACAACTCTTCGTGGTCGACGGAAGGCCCGGTCGCCGTGTCGGGCGAACTGGTGGCGGGGGCAAGCCCCAGCCGCGGCGTCGGCCCGGTTACCTCGGTAGACGTGGCGTCGCTCGACGTCTCGCGCGCCACGGAGGGCGCGGAGCTGTTCAAGACGCGCTGCTCCGCCTGTCACAAGATCGAAGAACGCTACATCGGCCCGGCGCTCAGCGGCATAACCAAACGCCGGCAGCCGGAGTGGATCCTCAACATGATCCTCAAGCCGGAACTGATGTTGAAGCAGGATCCCGTGGCCATGGAACTGCTGGCGACCTACCTGACACCGATGGCCAATCAGAACATGACCTTGCGCGAGGCGGAGTCGATCCTGGTCTACTTCCGGGAACACGACAAGGATCTTCCGGACGACGCGTCAGGAGAGCCGGCCGCCGAAGCGCCCACCGAGGAGACCCGGAAGGGTCCTCCTGGAACCTATTGA
- the nosZ gene encoding Sec-dependent nitrous-oxide reductase, with protein MKVDLRMRKWSVLVGVVAVVAALSVYCAQKPTSTVMGSGADKVYVAPGTYDDFYAFMSGGFSGQVGVYGLPSGRLLRVVPVFSQNAENAWGYSEETKPMLNTSYGFIPWDDAHHPKLSQTNGIADGRWLFINGNNTPRIARLDLSTFETDEIIEIPNAGGNHASPFITMNTEYAVSSTRFSLPIPQKDVAISTYAENFKGTISFVKVAPDGRMSIAFQILVPGYNYDLAHAGKGPSHGWSFFTTYNTEQANTLLEVNASQYDKDYIAAVNWKKAEEYVAQGKAKDWPTKYYHNYMNHETQTTVSEVINTVKVLSPADCPGLVYYLPTPKSPHGVDVDPTGEYIAAGGKLATVIPVHSFTKMLKAIEDKAFVGEVDGIPVLDYNAVMAGEVQNPGLGPLHTEFDGKGFAYTSSFISSEIVKWNVGTWEVVDRIPVYYSIGHLMVPGGDTMKPWGKYVVALNKVTKDRYLPTGPELTQSAQLIDIESGKMNMLLDFPTIGEPHYAQAIPADIVMKNSKKYFDLSANKHPAAIKSEAEARLERKGSDVHVYMSTIRTHFMPDNIEGVKVGDTVYFHVTNLEQDWDVPHGFAIIGNQNAELLVMPGQTRTITWKPDREGVFPFYCTDFCSALHQEMSGYVRVSPRGSNVQLSSNK; from the coding sequence ATGAAAGTGGACTTGCGCATGCGCAAATGGTCGGTGCTCGTGGGAGTCGTGGCAGTTGTGGCCGCACTCAGCGTGTACTGCGCGCAGAAACCAACCAGTACGGTCATGGGTTCCGGCGCCGACAAGGTCTATGTCGCACCTGGCACCTATGACGATTTCTACGCATTCATGTCGGGCGGGTTCAGCGGCCAGGTGGGTGTGTATGGCCTGCCCTCGGGACGCCTGCTGCGCGTGGTTCCCGTGTTCTCCCAGAACGCGGAGAACGCATGGGGCTACAGCGAAGAAACCAAGCCCATGCTGAACACCTCCTACGGGTTCATCCCCTGGGACGACGCGCACCACCCCAAGCTCTCCCAGACCAATGGTATCGCGGACGGGCGCTGGCTCTTCATCAACGGCAACAACACGCCGCGCATTGCGCGCCTCGACCTGAGCACCTTCGAGACCGATGAGATCATCGAAATCCCGAATGCCGGCGGCAACCACGCATCTCCGTTCATTACCATGAACACCGAGTATGCGGTGTCGTCCACACGCTTCAGCCTTCCCATCCCGCAGAAGGATGTGGCCATTTCGACCTACGCGGAGAACTTCAAGGGCACCATCTCGTTCGTCAAGGTTGCGCCGGACGGCAGGATGAGCATCGCCTTCCAGATCCTCGTTCCCGGCTACAACTACGACCTCGCGCACGCCGGCAAGGGTCCGTCGCACGGATGGTCGTTCTTCACCACCTACAACACCGAACAGGCCAACACGCTGCTCGAGGTCAACGCCTCCCAGTACGACAAGGACTACATTGCCGCGGTCAACTGGAAGAAGGCGGAAGAGTACGTGGCGCAGGGCAAGGCCAAGGATTGGCCCACCAAGTATTACCACAACTATATGAACCATGAGACGCAGACGACCGTGAGCGAAGTCATCAACACGGTGAAGGTTCTGAGCCCGGCCGACTGCCCGGGGCTGGTCTACTACCTCCCGACACCCAAGTCCCCGCACGGCGTGGATGTTGACCCCACCGGCGAGTACATCGCGGCCGGCGGCAAGCTCGCCACGGTGATCCCGGTGCACTCCTTCACCAAGATGCTCAAGGCCATCGAGGACAAGGCCTTCGTGGGCGAGGTGGACGGCATTCCGGTGCTGGACTACAACGCGGTCATGGCTGGCGAGGTGCAGAACCCAGGTCTGGGACCGCTGCACACCGAATTCGACGGTAAGGGGTTTGCCTACACCTCGTCGTTTATCTCCTCTGAGATCGTCAAGTGGAACGTCGGCACGTGGGAAGTCGTGGATCGCATCCCGGTTTACTACTCCATCGGCCACCTGATGGTCCCCGGCGGCGACACCATGAAGCCATGGGGCAAGTATGTGGTCGCGCTCAACAAGGTGACCAAGGACCGCTATCTCCCCACCGGTCCGGAACTCACCCAGTCCGCGCAGCTCATTGATATCGAGAGCGGCAAAATGAACATGCTGCTCGACTTCCCCACGATCGGGGAACCGCACTACGCGCAGGCGATCCCGGCGGACATTGTGATGAAGAACTCCAAGAAGTACTTCGATCTGTCCGCCAACAAGCACCCGGCCGCCATCAAGAGCGAGGCCGAGGCGCGCCTGGAGCGCAAGGGCAGCGACGTGCACGTATACATGTCGACCATCCGCACCCACTTCATGCCCGACAACATCGAGGGCGTCAAGGTGGGCGACACGGTATACTTCCACGTGACCAACCTCGAGCAGGACTGGGACGTTCCGCACGGGTTCGCCATCATCGGCAACCAGAACGCGGAACTGCTGGTCATGCCGGGCCAGACGCGCACCATCACCTGGAAGCCGGACCGCGAAGGGGTGTTCCCCTTCTACTGCACGGACTTCTGCTCGGCGCTCCACCAGGAGATGTCGGGCTACGTGCGGGTATCCCCGCGCGGCTCCAACGTTCAGCTGTCTTCCAACAAGTAG
- a CDS encoding nitrous oxide reductase accessory protein NosL, translating to MKQRSRMSRLSTVAMIATGVLLLGVFIAPLWVIHLKAPQYPQGLGIHIYINKIDGAAPHDLQNINGLNHYIGMAAIEPGEIPELRFMQYFAIGLSVLALAVAVLRRRWFLLTWVVVAIALSGLGLYDFYKWEYNYGHNLNPDAAIKIEGMSYQPPMFGTKQLLNFHTTAWPGVGGALAMAGVMLAVLAAGYEFLIRFRRERTSARARSGAHPRQAAIISAGFFALLAAAGCSREPKAIAFNTDACEYCDMTISNDRYGAALVTSKGRTYKFDSIECMVESQMEGEELAGASVHAHYVVTYEFKGELREASTATYLVSEGMPSPMGANITAFSNREDAEHVQHVKPGELLDWEAVQEYARNRRRE from the coding sequence ATGAAACAGCGCAGCAGAATGTCCCGGCTATCCACGGTTGCCATGATTGCCACCGGGGTGCTGCTGCTGGGCGTGTTCATCGCGCCGCTGTGGGTGATCCATCTCAAGGCCCCCCAGTACCCGCAGGGCCTCGGCATACACATCTACATCAACAAGATCGACGGGGCCGCGCCACACGACCTCCAGAATATCAATGGTCTCAACCACTACATCGGCATGGCGGCCATCGAACCAGGAGAGATTCCGGAGCTGCGATTCATGCAGTATTTCGCCATCGGGCTCTCGGTTCTGGCTCTTGCTGTTGCGGTACTCCGCCGCCGCTGGTTCTTGCTGACGTGGGTAGTGGTGGCAATTGCACTTTCCGGCCTGGGCCTATATGATTTCTACAAGTGGGAGTACAACTACGGGCACAATCTCAATCCCGACGCCGCCATCAAGATAGAAGGGATGTCGTACCAGCCACCCATGTTCGGAACCAAACAGCTCCTCAACTTTCACACCACCGCGTGGCCGGGAGTCGGCGGCGCGCTGGCCATGGCCGGCGTGATGCTGGCCGTGCTGGCCGCGGGGTATGAGTTCCTGATCCGTTTTCGCCGCGAGCGGACTTCTGCGCGGGCGCGTTCCGGCGCGCATCCCCGGCAGGCCGCCATCATTTCCGCCGGTTTCTTTGCGCTTCTGGCCGCGGCCGGCTGCTCGCGCGAACCGAAGGCGATCGCGTTCAACACCGATGCCTGCGAGTACTGCGATATGACCATCAGCAACGACCGCTACGGCGCCGCCCTGGTGACCAGCAAGGGGCGCACTTACAAGTTCGACTCCATCGAGTGCATGGTGGAATCGCAAATGGAGGGGGAGGAGTTGGCCGGGGCCAGTGTGCACGCCCACTACGTGGTGACCTATGAGTTCAAGGGCGAGTTGCGCGAGGCGTCGACCGCCACCTACCTGGTCTCCGAAGGCATGCCCAGCCCGATGGGCGCCAATATCACCGCCTTCTCCAACCGCGAGGACGCGGAGCACGTACAGCACGTCAAGCCCGGCGAACTTCTGGACTGGGAGGCGGTTCAGGAGTACGCCCGGAACCGGCGCCGGGAATAG
- a CDS encoding nitrous oxide reductase family maturation protein NosD, which translates to MAAAAIIRHTLIPLAVASALAGAISPTRASTVRVGHDEPCTSIASALALAGAGDTILVAPGLYNEFGLIIDKSIVLDGGGTAVIDAAGQGAIITVTAPGVTIRGFTLRNVGSSFTEDRAAIRLRQVKHARVENNRLERAFFGIYVEHCDSVVIRANTLEGPETRETDNGNGIHLWYTKHARIEDNRISGHRDGIYFEFVENSVVARNMSTRNQRYGLHFMFSHHDDYFDNHFVANGAGVAVMYTNDVVMRGNTFEDNWGTNAYGLLLKDINRSTIAHNQFRGNTVGLYAEGSGHLHVEDNDFNANGYAIRIMANSMDNVFTGNRFMDNAFDVVTNSRQSFNTFDGNYWSEYRGYDLDKDGVGDVPHHPVRLFALLVEKAPPGVVLLKSLFVSLIDTAERVMPVFTPETLVDSRPLMSPGAPVQTTAVRRDSR; encoded by the coding sequence ATGGCCGCCGCCGCGATCATCCGACATACTCTGATTCCCCTCGCCGTGGCATCGGCGCTGGCCGGCGCCATCTCTCCCACGCGCGCCTCGACCGTCCGTGTCGGCCACGACGAACCCTGCACCAGCATCGCCTCCGCCCTCGCGCTCGCCGGGGCCGGCGATACCATTCTGGTGGCGCCGGGGCTGTACAACGAATTTGGTCTCATCATCGACAAGTCCATCGTGCTCGATGGCGGCGGGACCGCGGTGATCGATGCGGCCGGCCAGGGCGCCATCATCACCGTGACGGCTCCGGGCGTCACCATTCGCGGCTTCACCCTGCGCAATGTGGGCAGTTCCTTCACCGAGGACCGGGCCGCCATCCGCCTGCGCCAGGTCAAGCACGCGCGGGTGGAGAACAACCGGCTGGAGCGCGCCTTCTTCGGCATCTACGTGGAGCACTGCGACAGCGTGGTCATCCGCGCCAATACACTCGAGGGGCCGGAGACCCGCGAAACCGACAACGGCAACGGCATCCACCTCTGGTACACCAAGCACGCCCGCATCGAAGACAACCGGATTTCCGGGCACCGCGACGGCATCTACTTTGAGTTCGTGGAGAACAGCGTGGTGGCCCGCAACATGAGCACGCGCAATCAGCGCTACGGGCTCCACTTCATGTTCTCCCATCACGACGACTACTTCGACAATCACTTCGTGGCCAACGGCGCCGGTGTGGCGGTCATGTATACCAACGACGTGGTCATGCGCGGCAATACGTTCGAGGACAACTGGGGCACCAACGCGTATGGCCTGCTGCTGAAGGACATCAACCGCAGCACCATTGCGCACAACCAGTTCCGGGGCAACACGGTGGGTCTCTACGCGGAAGGGTCCGGCCATCTGCACGTGGAAGACAACGATTTCAATGCCAACGGATACGCCATCCGCATCATGGCCAATTCCATGGACAATGTTTTCACCGGCAATCGCTTCATGGACAACGCCTTCGACGTGGTCACCAACAGCCGCCAGAGCTTCAATACCTTCGACGGCAACTACTGGAGCGAGTATCGCGGCTACGACCTCGACAAGGACGGCGTGGGCGACGTGCCCCATCACCCCGTGCGGCTGTTCGCGCTGCTGGTGGAGAAGGCGCCGCCGGGTGTGGTTCTGCTGAAGAGCCTCTTCGTCTCCCTCATCGATACCGCCGAGCGCGTGATGCCGGTGTTCACACCCGAAACGCTGGTCGATTCGCGCCCGCTCATGTCGCCGGGCGCGCCCGTGCAGACCACGGCGGTGCGCCGGGACAGCCGATGA
- a CDS encoding ABC transporter ATP-binding protein, producing the protein MIRIQHLFKSFDELTVLDDVSLDIQPGSVTAVLGPNASGKSTLIKCILGLVNPDRGRILVDDEAIAGRWHYRARVGYMPQIARFPENLTVDELFSMIRDLRDDATDVDIELFARFELGTIAKKRLGTLSGGTRQKIVAALAFLFSPRILILDEPTVGLDPVATTILKDKVRKEQAAGRTILLSSHLVNEVEELADHIVYILDGRPFFDGSMSQIKEATAETRLDRALVRLMEKAREENHGTRG; encoded by the coding sequence ATGATCCGGATTCAGCACCTGTTCAAGTCGTTCGACGAGCTGACCGTGCTGGATGACGTCTCTCTGGACATTCAGCCCGGCAGCGTGACCGCGGTTCTGGGGCCGAACGCATCCGGCAAGTCGACGCTCATCAAGTGCATCCTGGGCCTGGTCAACCCCGATCGGGGCCGCATCCTGGTGGACGACGAAGCCATCGCCGGGCGCTGGCACTACCGCGCCAGGGTCGGCTACATGCCGCAGATTGCGCGCTTCCCCGAGAACCTCACTGTGGACGAGCTGTTCTCCATGATCCGCGACCTGCGCGACGACGCCACCGATGTCGACATCGAACTGTTCGCACGCTTCGAGCTGGGGACCATCGCAAAGAAGCGCCTGGGCACGCTGTCCGGCGGGACGCGCCAGAAGATCGTGGCCGCGCTCGCGTTCCTGTTCAGCCCGCGTATTCTGATTCTCGACGAGCCCACCGTGGGCCTGGACCCGGTGGCTACCACCATACTCAAGGACAAGGTTCGCAAGGAGCAGGCAGCCGGCAGGACGATCCTGCTGTCATCGCACCTGGTCAACGAGGTGGAGGAACTGGCCGACCACATCGTCTACATCCTGGACGGACGGCCCTTCTTTGACGGCAGCATGTCCCAGATCAAGGAGGCGACGGCGGAGACACGGCTGGATCGCGCGCTGGTCCGGCTCATGGAGAAGGCGCGGGAGGAGAACCATGGGACACGCGGGTAA
- a CDS encoding ABC transporter permease has translation MGHAGKILKYELHNMARSKWLAAIAAMLFLITEVLFRFGGDPGKTVMSLMNVVLVVVPLLCLVLGTIYFYNSREFNELLLAQPVNRTSIYLGKLVGFSGALCLAFIVGVGLPFLIHSFGLRAYAGKIATLMAVGCSFVFIFSSLAFYAATRFEDRIKGFGAVLVAWFVLAVVWDGVILLFVHVARDYPYEPGLLGLVFLNPIDLGRVLILLKLDISALMGYTGAVFRNAFGAQSGTLLAAVAMVTYAAVPVLLGLRTFRRRDF, from the coding sequence ATGGGACACGCGGGTAAGATACTCAAGTACGAGCTGCACAACATGGCCCGCAGCAAGTGGCTGGCCGCGATTGCGGCCATGCTGTTCTTGATCACCGAGGTGTTGTTCCGCTTTGGCGGCGATCCCGGCAAGACCGTCATGAGTCTCATGAACGTCGTGCTCGTCGTGGTGCCGCTCCTGTGCCTGGTGCTCGGCACCATCTACTTCTACAACTCCCGGGAGTTCAATGAACTCCTGCTCGCGCAGCCCGTCAACCGCACCAGCATCTACCTGGGAAAGCTGGTTGGGTTCTCCGGGGCGCTGTGCCTTGCGTTCATCGTGGGGGTCGGGTTGCCCTTCCTGATCCATTCCTTCGGGCTCCGCGCCTACGCAGGCAAGATCGCCACCTTGATGGCTGTCGGGTGCAGCTTCGTGTTCATCTTCTCATCGCTCGCGTTCTATGCCGCCACCCGCTTCGAAGACCGCATCAAGGGTTTCGGCGCCGTGCTGGTTGCGTGGTTCGTGCTTGCGGTTGTGTGGGACGGCGTCATTCTGCTGTTCGTCCACGTGGCGCGCGACTACCCGTATGAACCCGGGCTGCTGGGGCTTGTCTTCCTCAATCCCATCGACCTGGGGCGCGTGCTGATACTCCTCAAGCTCGACATCTCCGCACTCATGGGCTACACCGGCGCCGTATTCAGAAACGCATTCGGCGCGCAGAGCGGAACCCTGCTCGCTGCGGTCGCCATGGTGACGTATGCAGCGGTCCCGGTGCTGCTCGGGCTGCGTACATTCCGCCGCCGGGACTTCTGA